A section of the Jaculus jaculus isolate mJacJac1 chromosome 6, mJacJac1.mat.Y.cur, whole genome shotgun sequence genome encodes:
- the LOC101600335 gene encoding olfactory receptor 56 — MAVWLNQSSIDGFILLGIFSHSQTDLVLFSAVMVVFMVALCGNVLLILLIYADPRLHTPMYFFLSQLSLMDLMLVCTIVPKMVVNFLSGSKSISFVGCGIQIGLFVSLVGSEGLLLGLMAYDRYVAITHPLHYPALMSQRVCLQIAGSSWAFGILDGMIQMVAAISLPYCGSRYVDHFFCEVPALLKLACADTSLFDTLLFACCVFMLLLPFSIIVASYARILGAVLRMNSAQARQKALATCSSHLTAVSLFYVAAMFIYLRPRRYRTPSHDKVVSLFYTVLTPMLNPLIYSLRNREVMGALRKGLRRCRIGS, encoded by the coding sequence ATGGCAGTATGGCTGAACCAGTCGTCCATAGATGGATTCATCCTCTTGGGCATCTTCTCCCATAGCCAGACTGACCTTGTCCTCTTTTCTGCAGTTATGGTGGTCTTCATGGTGGCCCTCTGTGGGAATgttctcctcatcctcctcatcTACGCAGACCCCCGGCTTCACAcgcccatgtacttcttcctcagtCAGCTCTCCCTCATGGACCTCATGCTGGTCTGCACCATTGTGCCGAAGATGGTGGTCAACTTCCTGTCTGGCAGTAAATCCATCTCCTTTGTGGGCTGTGGTATACAAATTGGACTTTTTGTCTCCCTTGTGGGGTCTGAGGGGCTCCTGCTGGGCCTCATGGCTTATGACCGCTATGTGGCCATTACTCACCCACTTCATTATCCCGCCCTGATGAGTCAAAGAGTCTGTCTCCAGATTGCTGGGAGCTCCTGGGCTTTTGGGATCCTGGATGGAATGATTCAGATGGTGGCTGCAATAAGCTTACCGTACTGTGGCTCGAGGTATGTGGATCACTTCTTCTGTGAGGTGCCAGCTTTGCTCAAACTGGCCTGTGCAGACACGTCCCTTTTTGATACTCTGCTCTTTGCTTGCTGCGTCTTCATGCTGCTCCTCCCCTTCTCCATCATCGTGGCCTCCTACGCTCGCATCCTGGGCGCTGTGCTCCGCATGAACTCTGCTCAGGCCCGACAAAAGGCTCTGGCCACCTGTTCCTCCCACCTGACAGCTGTTTCTCTCTTCTACGTGGCAGCCATGTTCATCTACCTGAGGCCAAGGCGATACCGGACCCCGAGCCATGACAAAGTTGTCTCCCTCTTTTACACGGTCCTTACTCCCATGCTGAACCCTCTCATTTATAGCTTGAGGAACCGGGAGGTGATGGGGGCTCTGCGGAAGGGGCTGCGCCGCTGTAGGATTGGAAGCTAG